One genomic region from Sphingobacteriales bacterium encodes:
- the secE gene encoding preprotein translocase subunit SecE produces the protein MDTIKSYLQASYEELTTKVTWPTWKDLQANAVIVAVASMIIALIIGLMDMVSNILFSDIIYKIAG, from the coding sequence ATGGATACTATAAAATCATATCTGCAGGCCTCTTACGAAGAGTTGACGACCAAGGTGACATGGCCAACCTGGAAAGATTTGCAGGCGAATGCAGTGATTGTGGCGGTAGCCTCCATGATTATTGCGTTGATAATCGGGCTCATGGATATGGTTTCTAATATTCTATTCAGTGATATAATTTATAAAATAGCAGGTTAA
- the tuf gene encoding elongation factor Tu yields MAKEKFVKDKPHVNIGTIGHVDHGKTTLTAAITYVLSKSGLAEKKDYDSIDAAPEEKERGITINTAHVEYATQTRHYAHVDCPGHADYIKNMITGAAQMDGAILVVAATDGPMPQTKEHILLAAQVGVPRMVVFMNKVDLVDDPELLELVEMDIREELTKRGYDGDNTPIIQGSAIKALQDDADGTAQIDALMKAVDEWIPLPPRPIDQPFLMPVEDVFSITGRGTVATGRIERGVVKTGEPVEIIGLQEKSMASTCTGVEMFRKILDIGEAGENVGILLRGIEKTDIKRGMVICKPGSVTPHTEFKCEVYILSKDEGGRHTPFFNKYRPQFYLRTTDVTGEIELPAGVEMVMPGDNVTLTVKLIYPVALEKGLKFAIREGGRTVGAGQVTEIIK; encoded by the coding sequence ATGGCTAAGGAAAAATTTGTAAAGGATAAGCCGCACGTTAACATCGGAACCATCGGTCACGTTGACCACGGCAAAACCACTTTGACAGCTGCAATTACGTATGTATTGTCAAAATCAGGATTGGCAGAAAAGAAAGATTATGATTCAATCGATGCTGCTCCGGAAGAAAAAGAAAGAGGTATCACCATCAACACGGCACACGTGGAGTATGCAACGCAAACTCGTCACTATGCGCACGTTGACTGTCCGGGTCACGCGGATTATATCAAGAATATGATTACGGGTGCTGCTCAGATGGACGGTGCTATCCTGGTGGTGGCTGCTACAGACGGACCGATGCCTCAAACAAAAGAACACATCCTTTTGGCTGCACAGGTAGGTGTACCCCGTATGGTGGTGTTCATGAATAAAGTGGATTTGGTAGATGATCCGGAATTGTTGGAACTGGTGGAAATGGATATCCGTGAAGAGTTGACTAAACGTGGTTATGATGGTGACAATACGCCAATCATCCAGGGTTCTGCCATCAAGGCATTACAGGATGATGCTGATGGTACTGCACAAATCGATGCATTAATGAAAGCGGTAGATGAGTGGATTCCATTACCTCCGCGTCCAATCGATCAACCATTCCTGATGCCGGTAGAAGACGTATTCTCCATCACAGGTCGTGGTACGGTGGCTACAGGACGTATCGAAAGAGGGGTGGTAAAAACAGGCGAACCGGTAGAAATCATCGGATTACAGGAAAAATCAATGGCTTCAACCTGTACAGGGGTAGAGATGTTCCGTAAAATATTGGACATCGGCGAAGCTGGTGAAAACGTAGGTATCTTATTGCGTGGTATTGAGAAAACCGATATCAAACGTGGTATGGTTATCTGCAAACCGGGTTCAGTAACGCCGCATACTGAATTCAAATGCGAGGTGTATATCCTGAGCAAAGACGAAGGTGGGCGCCACACACCATTCTTCAACAAATACCGTCCTCAGTTCTACTTAAGAACAACAGACGTAACAGGTGAGATCGAATTGCCTGCAGGAGTTGAAATGGTAATGCCTGGTGATAACGTGACACTGACGGTAAAATTAATTTACCCGGTGGCGTTGGAAAAAGGACTGAAATTCGCAATCCGTGAAGGTGGCAGAACAGTTGGAGCTGGTCAGGTTACAGAAATTATTAAATAA
- a CDS encoding C1 family peptidase, translating into MKKNQLIFLFLLLILSAVIQQGCKKESDELPPETDINWNGFIRSDPDSVLMIPIGDTSMLSQDQRIRGFEPSFSLTMPPVKNQGPDEASCCAFAAAYATRSYHLYRDHKLTEYESGLNTVMSPSYVFNQLKQGVNCDIGVPYLLVFQMLSDKGVCTWAKMPWAGYSDCATQPNAEQNDNAEYFITYGAYRISDLTPGNLKAYIHHGYPIMFGIDVDSGFVARGKNRIPGVWNSKVGKIKGAHAMVLCGWDDARNAYKIMNSAGQGWGENGFAWIDYDYFRQKIMEEAGSTGAYEVYWLKTKYNKRLITKPTAREPENIDSTSATLKAASVKLPEEAPLLKRGIKYGKTFNVMTVLEATDLTDILFSFEVDDLEPDTHYEVIAYTENVYGRRYDTLEGGFRTLPSNVPEKTYCLSTFYSECQLSANYCADLDSGLCKYWKCRRDNYFSLVVSFNNNIPVSGIFTYNKNWININYLNTSCPIGEIVGECGTLPPPEWHTAYCPCKDEGPLYPDYNIVTFNGNDFSSSDLAVTGTLDGSIIVISINGDEYLIGECP; encoded by the coding sequence ATGAAAAAGAACCAATTAATTTTTTTATTCCTGCTATTAATTTTATCAGCAGTAATACAACAGGGTTGTAAGAAAGAAAGCGATGAATTGCCTCCCGAAACGGATATCAACTGGAATGGTTTTATCCGCTCTGACCCCGATTCGGTTTTAATGATCCCCATTGGCGATACTTCCATGCTTTCGCAGGACCAAAGGATCAGGGGATTTGAGCCCTCGTTTTCATTGACCATGCCGCCGGTAAAAAACCAGGGGCCGGATGAAGCCAGTTGCTGTGCGTTTGCGGCCGCCTATGCTACCCGGAGTTACCACCTTTACCGCGATCATAAACTGACGGAATACGAAAGCGGATTAAATACCGTAATGAGCCCCAGCTATGTATTTAACCAGCTAAAACAAGGGGTAAATTGTGATATCGGTGTACCATATTTGTTGGTCTTTCAGATGCTAAGCGACAAAGGGGTTTGTACCTGGGCCAAAATGCCCTGGGCGGGCTACAGCGATTGCGCCACACAACCCAATGCGGAGCAAAACGACAACGCGGAGTATTTTATTACTTATGGGGCCTACCGGATTTCGGATCTCACCCCGGGCAATTTAAAAGCGTATATTCATCATGGTTACCCGATCATGTTTGGAATAGATGTGGACTCCGGATTTGTAGCAAGGGGTAAAAACAGGATACCCGGTGTCTGGAACAGTAAAGTGGGTAAAATCAAAGGCGCCCACGCCATGGTGCTGTGCGGCTGGGACGATGCCCGCAACGCTTATAAAATTATGAACTCTGCAGGCCAGGGTTGGGGCGAAAACGGTTTTGCCTGGATAGATTATGACTATTTCAGGCAGAAAATCATGGAGGAAGCGGGAAGTACCGGCGCCTACGAGGTTTACTGGCTCAAGACTAAATACAACAAACGCCTGATCACCAAACCCACTGCCCGGGAACCCGAGAATATCGACTCCACCTCAGCCACGTTGAAAGCCGCTTCGGTTAAACTGCCGGAAGAGGCTCCGCTTTTGAAACGCGGGATAAAATATGGAAAAACTTTTAACGTAATGACCGTGCTGGAAGCCACTGACCTGACAGATATACTTTTCTCGTTTGAGGTAGATGACCTGGAACCCGACACGCATTATGAAGTAATAGCCTATACGGAAAACGTGTACGGCCGGCGATATGATACGCTGGAGGGTGGTTTCAGAACTTTGCCATCCAATGTTCCAGAAAAAACATACTGTTTGTCTACTTTTTATAGTGAGTGTCAATTATCAGCAAATTATTGCGCGGATTTAGATTCTGGTTTGTGTAAATACTGGAAATGCAGAAGAGATAATTATTTCTCTCTAGTAGTATCTTTTAACAATAATATTCCTGTCTCTGGAATTTTCACATACAATAAAAATTGGATAAACATTAATTACTTGAATACTAGCTGTCCTATAGGGGAAATTGTTGGTGAATGTGGTACTCTACCACCACCAGAATGGCACACAGCATATTGCCCCTGTAAAGATGAAGGGCCATTATACCCGGATTACAACATTGTTACTTTTAATGGCAATGATTTTTCTTCATCTGATCTTGCAGTAACTGGAACATTAGATGGCAGCATAATAGTTATTTCTATAAATGGCGATGAATATTTAATAGGTGAGTGCCCTTGA
- the raiA gene encoding ribosome-associated translation inhibitor RaiA has product MKIQIQSLHFDADQSLKEFINRKLTKLETFYDRIIDSDVILSLEQLNTQVKDKVVVIKTNIPGNTLVAKEKSKKFEQAVDMAVDSLKRQIEKIKTKSKE; this is encoded by the coding sequence ATGAAAATTCAAATCCAATCGCTGCATTTCGATGCTGACCAATCGCTGAAAGAGTTCATCAACCGGAAACTGACAAAGCTGGAAACGTTCTATGACCGCATCATTGATTCGGACGTTATTTTAAGTTTAGAGCAACTGAACACCCAGGTAAAGGATAAAGTAGTCGTCATAAAAACCAATATACCCGGCAATACGCTGGTTGCCAAAGAAAAGAGCAAGAAATTCGAGCAGGCGGTAGATATGGCCGTAGATTCATTAAAACGTCAGATTGAAAAAATTAAAACGAAAAGCAAGGAATAG
- a CDS encoding tyrosine-type recombinase/integrase: MTEAFLNYLQYEKRYSAKTVESYKSDILQFFLFLKNELELENPLLVRNNQVRAWVVELVTKNSKPASIKRKISALKSFYRYYQKKGEISANPAGKINAPKLPERLPKFVEQSKMNDLLEPSANFFKDTFDGLQDKLIVDMLYSTGMRRQELINLQWSDIHFVTGQLKVTGKGNKQRIIPIGKELTHSLQLFQRLQKEKLKNIPFSSYVFLTDNGNQLYPNHVYRLVKKYVGYCSTVEKKSPHVLRHSFATHMSNNGAKLNDIKELLGHASLASTQVYTHNTIEQLKEIYKIAHPKA; the protein is encoded by the coding sequence ATGACAGAGGCGTTCCTTAACTATCTTCAATACGAAAAACGATATTCCGCAAAAACTGTAGAGTCTTATAAATCAGATATTCTGCAGTTTTTTTTATTTCTAAAAAATGAGCTTGAACTGGAAAACCCTTTATTGGTCAGGAACAATCAGGTGAGGGCATGGGTGGTGGAATTGGTAACCAAAAATAGCAAGCCTGCCAGTATCAAAAGAAAAATCTCCGCACTCAAATCCTTTTATAGATATTACCAGAAAAAAGGAGAAATCTCTGCGAACCCTGCCGGTAAGATTAACGCTCCGAAACTGCCGGAACGCCTGCCCAAATTTGTGGAGCAGAGTAAAATGAATGACTTGCTGGAACCTTCTGCAAATTTCTTTAAGGATACCTTTGATGGCCTGCAGGATAAGCTGATTGTGGACATGCTGTACTCCACCGGCATGCGTCGTCAGGAACTGATTAATTTACAATGGAGCGATATTCATTTTGTTACAGGCCAATTGAAGGTTACCGGAAAGGGAAATAAACAACGCATCATTCCTATAGGAAAGGAGTTGACGCATTCACTCCAGTTGTTCCAGAGATTACAAAAAGAAAAACTCAAAAATATCCCCTTTTCTTCTTATGTTTTTTTAACGGACAACGGAAACCAATTATATCCGAATCATGTTTACAGATTAGTGAAGAAGTATGTCGGATACTGCAGTACGGTAGAAAAGAAAAGCCCGCATGTGCTGCGCCACTCGTTTGCCACGCACATGAGCAATAATGGCGCTAAACTGAATGATATAAAAGAACTGCTGGGCCATGCCAGTCTGGCATCCACGCAGGTCTATACACACAATACGATAGAACAATTAAAGGAAATTTATAAAATCGCTCACCCCAAAGCTTAA
- a CDS encoding 30S ribosomal protein S21, which produces MLIVDARESESLDRALKVFKKKFEKAGVVKQLRARQAFTLPSVKRRTAVKKAVYIGKLRSIED; this is translated from the coding sequence ATGTTAATCGTTGACGCAAGAGAATCAGAATCTTTAGACAGGGCGCTAAAGGTATTTAAAAAGAAATTTGAAAAGGCCGGTGTTGTGAAACAACTCCGTGCCCGTCAGGCTTTTACGTTGCCTTCTGTAAAAAGAAGAACAGCCGTTAAAAAAGCCGTTTATATCGGGAAACTTCGCAGCATAGAGGATTAA
- a CDS encoding acyl-CoA dehydrogenase family protein: MNFEYSENQQMIAQTVRDFAEKHIRSFVMEWDETQHFPMETLQKLGDLGLMGILIPEEYGGAGLSYHEYITALIEIGKVDSSLCLSVAAHNSLCTNHIYKFGNEEQRNRWIPKLASGEWIGAWGLTEPNTGSDAGRMKCVAHQDGDEWVINGTKNFITHGRSGHVAVVIVRTGELLDSHGMTAFVVERGTPGFSGGKKENKLGMRCSETAEMIFDNCRIPKENILGKAGDGFVQAMKILDGGRISIAALSISIAVGAYEAAVKYAKEREQFGKPISEFQAIGFKLADMATQIEAAKLLTFQAADMMIRGEKMTKQSAFAKYYASEIACKVSNEAVQILGGYGYIKDFPVEKFYRDAKLCTIGEGTSEIQKLVISREILKGNI, from the coding sequence ATGAATTTCGAATACTCAGAAAACCAGCAGATGATTGCACAGACGGTAAGGGATTTTGCCGAAAAGCATATCCGCTCATTTGTGATGGAATGGGACGAAACCCAGCATTTCCCTATGGAAACATTACAGAAATTGGGTGATTTGGGATTAATGGGTATCCTGATTCCGGAAGAATATGGCGGCGCAGGATTAAGCTACCATGAATACATTACGGCACTTATTGAAATTGGAAAAGTAGACAGTTCCCTGTGCCTGTCGGTTGCTGCCCATAATTCACTATGTACCAATCATATTTACAAATTCGGCAACGAAGAACAACGCAATCGCTGGATTCCAAAACTGGCTTCCGGTGAGTGGATAGGCGCCTGGGGGCTGACAGAACCCAACACCGGTTCGGATGCGGGCAGGATGAAATGTGTGGCACACCAGGATGGAGATGAATGGGTTATCAACGGAACGAAAAACTTCATTACACATGGCAGGAGTGGCCATGTCGCCGTTGTAATTGTCCGTACGGGAGAATTGCTGGACAGTCATGGAATGACGGCTTTCGTGGTGGAACGGGGTACACCCGGCTTTAGCGGAGGCAAAAAGGAAAACAAACTGGGTATGCGATGTTCTGAAACGGCGGAGATGATATTTGACAACTGCCGGATTCCAAAAGAAAATATTCTTGGTAAAGCGGGGGATGGTTTTGTACAGGCTATGAAAATACTGGACGGCGGAAGGATCTCTATCGCAGCTTTAAGTATCAGTATTGCCGTTGGGGCATATGAAGCTGCGGTGAAATATGCTAAAGAGCGAGAGCAGTTCGGTAAGCCGATTTCGGAGTTTCAGGCTATTGGATTTAAGCTGGCGGATATGGCCACGCAAATCGAGGCGGCTAAATTATTGACTTTTCAGGCTGCTGACATGATGATACGCGGCGAAAAAATGACCAAACAGTCTGCCTTTGCCAAATATTATGCTTCTGAAATTGCATGCAAGGTATCCAATGAGGCGGTTCAGATTTTAGGCGGTTATGGCTATATTAAGGACTTTCCGGTAGAGAAATTCTATCGTGACGCTAAGCTGTGTACCATTGGCGAGGGAACTTCGGAGATTCAGAAGCTGGTCATCAGCCGCGAAATACTGAAAGGGAACATTTAA
- a CDS encoding helix-hairpin-helix domain-containing protein — protein sequence MNKNQDTGFSRYERNGIIFLCLAIFTSIILKKYVVQQFAEDRPLTVEDNQKITGLQRQIDNARDSFRYNKNKSNPYEIAGNKYAYQNNPATTDKNPKPDFKIEINAASAADFEKLYGIGKVLSQRIVDFRDKLGGFYSIEQIRDVWGIQDSTYQRFRKQLAIKPAKIRKVNINTASFEELTSNPYFFSTIAKQIIGYRTKVRPFETVEDIRNLYYVKDHPEQFYKLQPYVLVE from the coding sequence ATGAATAAAAATCAGGATACAGGCTTTTCGCGCTATGAACGCAACGGAATTATTTTTCTTTGCTTAGCCATTTTTACAAGTATCATTCTGAAGAAATATGTTGTACAACAGTTTGCAGAAGATCGTCCGCTGACTGTGGAAGATAATCAGAAAATAACCGGCCTGCAGCGGCAAATCGATAACGCAAGGGATAGCTTCAGGTACAACAAAAATAAAAGCAACCCCTACGAAATTGCCGGCAATAAATATGCCTATCAGAATAATCCTGCAACAACAGACAAGAACCCAAAACCAGATTTTAAAATAGAAATAAATGCCGCTTCCGCCGCAGATTTTGAAAAGCTGTATGGAATCGGTAAGGTTTTGTCACAACGCATTGTAGATTTCAGGGATAAGCTGGGCGGGTTTTATTCCATTGAGCAAATAAGAGATGTCTGGGGTATACAGGATTCAACCTATCAGCGCTTCAGAAAACAGCTTGCCATAAAACCGGCTAAAATCCGAAAGGTAAATATCAATACGGCTTCGTTTGAGGAGTTGACTTCCAATCCGTATTTTTTTTCTACCATTGCCAAACAGATTATCGGATACCGTACCAAAGTAAGGCCATTTGAAACGGTGGAGGATATAAGGAATCTGTACTATGTGAAAGACCACCCCGAACAGTTTTACAAGTTGCAGCCATATGTTCTGGTAGAATAA
- a CDS encoding OmpA family protein encodes MKKGIVLFYALLILVSSVALGAKKPPRNSNSAVGNNRFSIGIGMEIADYYSPALKKLSTFKHPVKFGPRITAWYNPNSSVAVGLEVGTHVFSGKEDPTLPAINTYNLLFAGVLAYKFNNGYILKEDAAVSPYIFAKLQGSWAETPATRESVIGFGIPVGLGVNFKIADNVALNVNGGYNFAIKNNNDHIFFGLGVMADLGKGKKKEEPAPVVEKPLDTDGDGIIDLDDACPTVPGLAEFNGCPDTDGDGIEDSKDECPTIPGIAEFNGCPDRDGDKIPDAKDACPDVPGIAKYGGCPDPDRDGDGIINEKDKCPDVAGVFSAEGCPDRDGDGVQDADDKCPDVPGPASNKGCPEVKEEAKKKLAFAARAIQFETGKAVIKPASYKVLDEVASILKEYAYYDVNVDGHTDNVGDDNFNLKLSQDRAASAVAYLVGKGIPASRLVSAGYGEAKPLADNKTAAGKAQNRRVEFNLLFK; translated from the coding sequence ATGAAAAAAGGTATCGTATTATTTTATGCATTGCTTATCTTGGTAAGTTCAGTGGCACTTGGTGCAAAAAAACCACCTAGAAACAGTAACAGTGCTGTGGGAAACAACCGATTCAGCATTGGCATCGGTATGGAAATCGCTGATTATTACTCTCCTGCACTTAAAAAACTATCCACATTCAAACATCCTGTGAAATTTGGACCGAGAATTACCGCATGGTATAATCCAAACTCTTCTGTAGCCGTTGGCTTAGAAGTGGGTACTCATGTATTTTCAGGAAAAGAAGATCCGACTTTACCCGCTATCAATACCTACAACTTACTATTTGCCGGTGTATTGGCCTACAAGTTTAACAATGGTTATATTTTAAAAGAAGATGCAGCCGTTTCTCCGTATATATTCGCAAAACTGCAGGGTTCTTGGGCGGAAACTCCGGCTACACGAGAAAGTGTCATCGGATTTGGTATTCCGGTCGGTCTTGGAGTCAACTTTAAAATCGCCGATAATGTTGCTTTAAACGTAAATGGCGGGTATAATTTTGCTATCAAAAACAATAACGATCATATCTTCTTTGGATTGGGTGTAATGGCTGACTTAGGAAAAGGTAAGAAAAAAGAAGAACCGGCTCCTGTAGTAGAAAAACCGTTAGATACGGATGGTGACGGTATTATCGATTTAGATGATGCTTGCCCGACCGTTCCGGGACTGGCAGAATTTAACGGTTGTCCTGATACGGACGGTGACGGAATAGAAGACAGTAAAGATGAATGTCCTACTATTCCAGGTATTGCCGAATTTAACGGTTGTCCTGACAGAGACGGCGATAAAATTCCGGATGCTAAAGATGCATGCCCGGATGTACCAGGTATAGCCAAATACGGCGGTTGCCCGGATCCTGACAGAGATGGTGACGGTATCATCAACGAAAAAGACAAATGCCCGGATGTGGCAGGTGTTTTCTCCGCAGAAGGTTGCCCTGACAGAGATGGTGACGGTGTTCAGGATGCAGATGACAAATGTCCGGATGTACCTGGACCTGCTTCCAACAAAGGATGTCCTGAAGTAAAAGAAGAAGCTAAGAAAAAATTAGCGTTTGCTGCTCGTGCTATCCAGTTCGAAACGGGTAAAGCTGTTATCAAGCCGGCTTCTTACAAAGTATTGGATGAAGTAGCTTCTATCTTGAAAGAATATGCTTACTACGACGTAAATGTAGATGGTCACACAGATAATGTAGGCGATGACAACTTTAACCTGAAATTGTCTCAAGACAGAGCAGCATCGGCAGTTGCTTATCTGGTTGGAAAAGGAATTCCTGCCAGCAGATTGGTGTCTGCAGGTTATGGTGAAGCAAAACCGCTTGCTGACAATAAAACTGCTGCCGGCAAAGCACAAAACAGAAGAGTTGAATTTAATTTGCTGTTCAAATAA
- a CDS encoding MarC family protein, protein MDLKEIITVTLILFAIIDVLGSVPVILDIKSKVGHVDAKYATIVSGFIMILFLFTGNQILNLIGIDVASFSLAGSIVIFLVGLEMTLNRDIFKSGNASVKSTSVVPIAFPMIAGAGTLTTLLSLRSEYDVYVILIAILINLGVIYFVIRFIPKIELLIGDTGINILRKVFGIILLSIAIKLFSKNLALLFQF, encoded by the coding sequence ATGGATTTAAAAGAGATCATTACCGTAACCCTCATATTGTTTGCCATCATCGATGTTTTAGGCTCTGTGCCTGTTATTCTTGATATTAAGTCTAAGGTCGGGCATGTAGATGCCAAATACGCAACCATCGTATCCGGTTTCATTATGATTCTTTTCTTGTTTACCGGAAATCAGATTCTGAACCTGATTGGCATAGATGTGGCCTCCTTCTCACTGGCAGGGTCCATCGTTATCTTTCTTGTCGGGCTGGAAATGACACTCAACAGGGATATCTTCAAATCTGGTAATGCCTCTGTAAAAAGCACATCCGTCGTTCCAATCGCCTTTCCAATGATAGCGGGTGCAGGGACACTGACAACTCTTTTATCTCTTCGCTCTGAATACGATGTTTATGTGATTCTTATTGCCATACTGATTAACCTGGGAGTAATATACTTTGTGATTCGTTTCATTCCAAAGATTGAGTTGCTGATCGGAGATACCGGTATCAATATACTCAGGAAAGTCTTTGGAATCATTCTGTTATCAATTGCGATAAAATTATTTTCGAAGAACCTGGCCCTATTGTTTCAGTTCTAA
- a CDS encoding ABC transporter ATP-binding protein translates to MPEPVITLKGITREFSLGDEVIYALKGIDLVIDQNEYVALMGPSGSGKSTLMNILGCLDTPTAGQYFLQGTDVSKSSDNELASVRNSQIGFIFQTFNLIPRLTTIENVALPLIYAGWGKKQRDERAMEVLAQVGLGDRMKHKPNELSGGQRQRVAVARALVNNPSLILADEPTGNLDSKTSYEIMKLFEDIHTHGNTLIVVTHEEDIASYTHRIVRMRDGLIESDQPNQAIRKAMNTQVQPA, encoded by the coding sequence ATGCCCGAACCCGTTATAACACTGAAAGGAATTACCCGTGAATTTAGCCTGGGTGATGAGGTGATTTATGCATTGAAGGGAATAGACCTGGTAATCGATCAAAATGAGTATGTGGCGTTGATGGGGCCGTCGGGTTCCGGAAAGTCTACGCTGATGAATATTCTCGGATGCCTGGATACACCGACCGCCGGACAATATTTTCTGCAGGGAACGGATGTCAGCAAGTCTTCTGATAATGAATTGGCATCTGTCCGTAACAGTCAGATCGGATTTATTTTTCAGACATTCAATTTAATTCCGAGGTTAACCACCATTGAAAATGTGGCTTTGCCCCTTATTTATGCCGGATGGGGAAAGAAACAACGGGACGAGCGTGCCATGGAGGTGCTGGCACAGGTGGGTTTAGGCGACAGGATGAAGCATAAACCGAATGAATTATCCGGTGGTCAGCGGCAGCGCGTGGCAGTGGCACGGGCATTGGTAAATAACCCCTCTCTTATTCTGGCAGATGAGCCGACCGGGAATTTAGATTCTAAAACATCCTATGAAATCATGAAATTATTTGAAGATATCCATACGCACGGAAATACACTGATCGTTGTTACCCACGAAGAGGATATAGCCTCCTATACCCATAGAATTGTCAGGATGAGAGACGGACTAATTGAAAGTGATCAGCCCAATCAGGCTATCAGAAAAGCCATGAATACACAGGTACAACCGGCTTAG
- the gatC gene encoding Asp-tRNA(Asn)/Glu-tRNA(Gln) amidotransferase subunit GatC: MIVDDALVDKLADLSKLEFDKEGKEAIKSDLSKILSFMEKLNELNTDGVEPLVYINEEANVFRKDVVDYPISKEEALMNAPLKDNDYIKVPKFVKGTKYQ; the protein is encoded by the coding sequence ATGATAGTAGATGATGCTTTAGTAGATAAACTGGCAGATTTATCAAAACTGGAATTTGATAAAGAAGGTAAGGAAGCCATCAAGTCAGACTTATCGAAAATACTGAGCTTTATGGAAAAATTAAATGAACTGAACACGGATGGAGTGGAGCCGTTGGTGTATATCAATGAAGAAGCCAATGTTTTCAGGAAAGATGTGGTAGATTACCCGATATCCAAAGAAGAAGCATTGATGAATGCCCCATTGAAGGATAACGACTACATTAAAGTTCCCAAATTTGTCAAAGGAACTAAGTATCAATAA